Proteins encoded in a region of the Patagioenas fasciata isolate bPatFas1 chromosome 21, bPatFas1.hap1, whole genome shotgun sequence genome:
- the NRAS gene encoding GTPase NRas, translating into MTEYKLVVVGAGGVGKSALTIQLIQNHFVDEYDPTIEDSYRKQVVIDGETCLLDILDTAGQEEYSAMRDQYMRTGEGFLCVFAINNSKSFADINLYREQIKRVKDSDDVPMVLVGNKCDLPTRTVDTKQAQELAKSYGIPFIETSAKTRQGVEDAFYTLVREIRQYRMKKLNSNEDGNQGCMGLSCVVM; encoded by the exons ATGACCGAGTACAAGCTGGTGGTGGTGGGAGCCGGCGGCGTCGGGAAGAGCGCGCTCACCATCCAGCTCATCCAGAACCACTTCGTGGACGAGTACGACCCCACCATCGAG GACTCGTACAGGAAGCAGGTTGTGATCGATGGGGAGACGTGTCTGCTGGACATCCTGGACACGGCGGGGCAGGAGGAGTACAGTGCCATGCGCGACCAGTACATGAGGACCGGCGAGGGGTTCCTCTGCGTCTTCGCCATTAACAACAGCAAATCGTTCGCCGATATCAACCTTTACAG AGAACAGATCAAGAGAGTGAAAGACTCAGATGACGTGCCCATGGTGCTGGTTGGGAATAAGTGCGATTTGCCCACGAGAACAGTAGACACAAAACAGGCTCAAGAATTAGCAAAAAGCTACGGAATCCCCTTCATAGAGACGTCTGCTAAAACCAGACAG GGCGTGGAAGATGCTTTTTACACACTGGTGAGAGAGATCCGGCAGTACCGGATGAAAAAGCTCAACAGCAACGAAGACGGGAATCAAGGCTGCATGGGGCTGTCTTGCGTTGTGATGTGA
- the AMPD1 gene encoding AMP deaminase 1: MSRVKMPEVDEAMRSFAEKVFASEVKDEETRQEISPFDVEDICPISRHEMREHMMLQETSAETEKRRKRLFRLKTIALALPVAQKSATKLSTIDEVISTSPLYQTVPDFQRVQITGDYASGVTVEDFEVVCKGLYRALCIREKNMQQSLQRFPRTPSQYLRSIEGDVWSASDTGPVFTPPVKDGQDPFETGSLPEDLGYHIQMKDGVVYIYGDKAAAARNEPKDLPYPSLEQFVDDMNFLLALIAQGPTKTYTHRRLKFLSSKFQVHEMLNEMDEIKELKNNPHRDFYNCRKVDTHIHAAACMNQKHLLRFIKKSYCVDADRVVYDAKGKQLTLKQLFEQLHLHPYDLTVDSLDVHAGRQTFQRFDKFNAKYNPVGASELRDLYLKTENAIGGEYFATIIKEVGSDLEDAKYQHAEPRLSIYGRSADEWPKLASWFYRHRVYSPNMKWMIQVPRIYDVFRSKNFLPHFGKMLENIFVPVFEATVNPQANKELSVFLRHITGFDSVDDESKHSGHMFSTKSPKPDQWTAEKNPSYTYYIYYMYANILVLNNLRRQRGMNTFLFRPHCGEAGAITHLLAAFMTADNISHGLNLKKSPVLQYLYFLAQIPIAMSPLSNNSLFLEYAKNPLPDFHQKGLMVSLSTDDPMQFHYTKEPLMEEYAIAAQVFKLSTCDMCEIARNSVLQCGLSHEEKAKFLGENYQEEGPQGNDIRKTNVAQIRMAYRYETWCYELNLIVEGLKTD; the protein is encoded by the exons ATGTCGCGGGTGAAAATGCCAG AGGTGGACGAGGCGATGCGCTCCTTCGCTGAGAAGGTCTTTGCCTCGGAGGTGAAGGATGAGGAGACCCGGCAAGAGATCTCTCCTTTCGACGTGGAAGACATCTGCCCCATCTCACGCCATGAGATGAGGGAGCACATGATGCTTCAGGAGACCTCTGCCGAGACAGAGAAGCG GAGGAAGCGCCTGTTCCGCCTGAAGACGATTGCGCTGGCGCTCCCTGTGGCTCAGAAATCTGCAACCAAACTGTCCACCATCGACGAGGTCATCTCCACCTCCCCCCTGTACCAGACCGTGCCCGACTTCCAGCGGGTGCAGATCACGGGGGATTACGCCTCTGGG GTGACAGTTGAAGATTTTGAAGTTGTTTGCAAAGGCCTGTACCGTGCCCTGTGCATCCGCGAGAAGAACATGCAGCAGTCGCTGCAGAGGTTCCCCCGCACCCCGTCCCAGTACCTGCGCAGCATCGAGGGCGATGTCTGGAGTGCCAGTGACACCGGCCCAG TGTTCACCCCGCCAGTGAAGGATGGACAGGATCCCTTTGAAACTGGGAGTCTTCCGGAGGACCTGGGGTACCACATCCAGATGAAGGATGGAGTAGTTTACATCTATGGAGACAAGGCAGCGGCTGCCAGAAATGAGCCCAAGGACCTGCCCTACCCCAGCCTTGAGCAATTCGTTGACGACATGAACTTCCTCTTGGCCCTGATTGCGCAGGGGCCCAC TAAGACCTACACTCATCGGCGCCTGAAGTTCCTCTCATCCAAGTTCCAAGTGCACGAAATGCTAAATGAGATGGATGAGATTAAAGAGCTGAAGAACAACCCCCACCGGGACTTCTACAACTGCCGGAAG GTGGACACACACATCCATGCCGCAGCCTGCATGAACCAGAAGCACCTTCTGCGTTTCATCAAGAAATCCTACTGTGTGGACGCTGACCGTGTCGTTTATGATGCCAAGGGCAAACAGCTCACCCTGAAACAGCTTTTCGAGCAGCTCCATCTGCACCCCTATGACCTGACAGTGGATTCCCTGGACGTCCATGCA GGACGGCAGACATTTCAGCGCTTCGATAAATTCAATGCCAAATACAACCCTGTGGGTGCGAGTGAGCTGCGTGACCTCTACCTGAAGACGGAGAACGCGATCGGTGGCGAGTACTTTGCGACCATCATCAAG GAGGTTGGCTCTGACCTGGAGGATGCCAAGTACCAGCACGCGGAGCCTCGTCTCTCCATCTACGGGCGATCGGCGGATGAGTGGCCCAAGCTGGCCAGTTGGTTCTACAGGCACCGCGTCTattctcccaacatgaagtggaTGATCCAAGTACCCAGGATTTA TGATGTGTTCAGGTCTAAGAATTTCCTTCCACACTTTGGGAAGATGTTGGAAAATATCTTTGTTCCTGTGTTTGAGGCAACTGTCAATCCCCAAGCCAACAAAGAGCTGAGTGTCTTTCTACGCCAC ATCACTGGCTTCGACAGCGTCGATGATGAATCCAAGCACAGTGGACACATGTTCTCCACTAAGAGCCCAAAGCCAGATCAGTGGACTGCCGAGAAGAACCCATCCTACACCTACTACATATACTATATGTATGCCAACATCTTGGTGCTTAACAACCTGCGCAG GCAGCGCGGCATGAACACGTTCCTCTTCCGTCCACACTGCGGGGAAGCCGGGGCCATCACGCATCTGCTCGCAGCCTTCATGACAGCAGACAACATCTCCCACGGCCTCAACCTCAAGAAG AGCCCGGTGCTGCAGTATCTGTACTTCCTTGCCCAAATTCCCATTGCTATGTCCCCACTCAGCAACAACAGTCTCTTCCTGGAGTATGCGAAGAATCCGTTGCCTGACTTCCACCAGAAGGGCCTCATGGTGTCCCTTTCTACAGATGACCCCATGCAGTTTCACTACACCAAG GAGCCCCTGATGGAGGAGTACGCCATCGCCGCCCAGGTCTTCAAGCTCAGCACCTGCGACATGTGTGAAATCGCCAGGAACAGTGTCCTGCAGTGCGGCCTGTCCCACGAG GAGAAAGCCAAGTTCTTGGGTGAGAACTACCAGGAAGAGGGGCCGCAGGGCAACGACATCCGCAAGACCAACGTGGCTCAGATCCGCATGGCCTATCGCTACGAGACCTGGTGCTACGAGCTCAACCTCATCGTCGAGGGCCTGAAAACCGACTAG